One stretch of Limnochordia bacterium DNA includes these proteins:
- a CDS encoding efflux RND transporter permease subunit, producing the protein MSLPQLAVKRPVTIVMLVLIVLLLGFVSFNHLYMELLPDLEIPVATVITDYTGAGPQEIENLVTRPIEEVLSTVGSIESVISRSERDQSLVIIQFDWGTDMDFALLEVREKIDIIKPYLPEDAKTPRVFRFNPNAFPIVEIGLFGDLPSHELRHIAETQIKNRLERIDGVASVEVVGGREREIHVRLDPGKMQAYNIGLDRVVQALAAANLNLTGGQVQQGSREYLVRIEGLYNSVSEIEDVVIMASAAGVRRIKDIATVEDSFNLDQAS; encoded by the coding sequence TTGAGTTTACCACAACTCGCTGTCAAAAGACCGGTCACTATCGTTATGTTGGTCCTGATCGTACTCCTTTTAGGATTTGTGTCGTTCAACCATCTTTACATGGAGTTACTACCGGATCTGGAGATTCCCGTGGCTACGGTCATCACCGATTACACCGGAGCCGGGCCCCAAGAAATAGAGAACTTAGTAACCCGACCCATTGAGGAAGTACTGAGTACAGTGGGCAGTATTGAGTCAGTAATTTCCCGCTCCGAACGGGATCAGTCCTTGGTGATTATCCAGTTCGACTGGGGAACCGACATGGATTTTGCCCTTCTAGAAGTCAGGGAGAAAATCGATATCATCAAACCATACCTCCCCGAGGATGCAAAGACTCCCCGGGTATTTAGGTTTAACCCCAATGCCTTTCCTATCGTGGAAATCGGGTTGTTTGGCGATCTACCCAGTCATGAACTTCGTCATATTGCCGAGACCCAGATTAAGAATCGCTTGGAGAGAATTGATGGCGTCGCCTCTGTCGAAGTGGTTGGCGGAAGAGAAAGAGAGATTCACGTCCGTCTCGACCCAGGGAAGATGCAAGCATATAACATTGGGCTTGATCGAGTGGTGCAAGCGTTAGCTGCCGCAAATCTCAATCTGACAGGAGGTCAAGTGCAACAGGGTAGTCGAGAGTACCTTGTCCGCATCGAAGGACTATACAACTCTGTGTCGGAGATCGAAGATGTTGTGATCATGGCAAGTGCCGCCGGTGTAAGACGGATCAAGGATATAGCCACCGTAGAAGATTCATTCAACCTAGATCAGGCAAGCTGA
- a CDS encoding efflux RND transporter periplasmic adaptor subunit → MRQVTMKKRLLLIACLVLLFVLVISSGAYIGLLRGEINRLQGQVPASLETEQKGMLVTAVPAKAELWRESITYHAIVEPNRQVAVIPKIPGKVQQVDFAVGDRVQKGDFLFSVSADELQVQLKQAEAAVALAEATFAKVLKGARPEERTQAQAMLDQATVAFETAELAYQRSQILHAEKVISNQELDRIKTQYEGAKSQMIAAKQQLAMIDEGAKEEDIQAAKAQLAQAEAALELVRLNLADTQVCAPIGGVVAHRAVEVGAMASNTSMACVIVDIDQVKVQVGLVEGDMVKVTLDMPVEVTVDSIPGEVFHGRIESISPVADPQTRLFSVTAVLPNEANQLRPGMYAKVHIICDQSEELTIPSKALFEDDHGHYVWTIHQGACQKRRIQIGLERNRRIQVCSGLVEDEIIITRSEGVLTEGKAVLVTEHFGEE, encoded by the coding sequence ATGCGTCAAGTGACTATGAAAAAAAGACTACTTCTTATTGCCTGCCTGGTACTTCTATTTGTGCTTGTTATTTCCAGTGGCGCCTATATTGGACTTTTGAGGGGAGAAATCAATCGCCTCCAAGGTCAGGTCCCCGCAAGCCTGGAAACAGAACAAAAAGGGATGCTGGTGACGGCAGTCCCAGCCAAGGCGGAACTGTGGCGGGAAAGCATTACCTATCATGCAATTGTCGAGCCCAATCGTCAGGTAGCTGTCATTCCCAAAATCCCTGGGAAAGTACAGCAAGTTGACTTTGCCGTAGGGGATCGGGTTCAGAAGGGAGACTTCCTCTTTTCTGTATCCGCCGATGAACTACAGGTTCAATTGAAACAGGCAGAGGCTGCCGTTGCTTTGGCCGAAGCAACATTCGCCAAGGTCCTTAAGGGCGCAAGACCTGAGGAACGAACCCAAGCCCAAGCCATGCTTGATCAAGCGACGGTCGCCTTTGAGACTGCGGAGCTGGCTTACCAACGATCGCAAATACTCCACGCGGAGAAAGTCATTTCAAACCAAGAGCTGGATCGCATCAAAACCCAGTACGAAGGGGCGAAGTCCCAGATGATTGCCGCAAAGCAGCAATTAGCCATGATCGATGAAGGCGCCAAGGAAGAGGATATCCAAGCAGCTAAAGCTCAACTCGCTCAAGCCGAGGCGGCCCTTGAGTTGGTTCGCCTAAATCTGGCCGATACCCAGGTCTGCGCCCCCATCGGTGGGGTAGTTGCTCACCGGGCAGTGGAAGTGGGTGCCATGGCATCAAACACATCCATGGCGTGTGTAATTGTGGATATTGACCAGGTCAAGGTCCAAGTAGGTCTTGTTGAAGGCGACATGGTGAAAGTAACCCTGGATATGCCAGTGGAGGTTACTGTAGATTCCATTCCCGGAGAGGTTTTCCATGGCAGAATCGAATCAATCTCACCGGTGGCTGACCCGCAAACAAGGCTTTTTTCTGTGACAGCTGTGCTCCCTAACGAAGCGAATCAATTAAGACCCGGTATGTATGCCAAGGTCCACATCATCTGTGATCAGTCTGAGGAATTGACCATACCAAGCAAAGCTCTATTTGAAGACGACCACGGCCACTATGTATGGACAATACATCAGGGAGCATGCCAGAAGCGCCGGATCCAGATCGGTTTAGAAAGGAATAGGAGAATACAGGTCTGCTCCGGGCTTGTTGAAGACGAAATCATTATTACCAGAAGCGAGGGAGTCCTTACCGAGGGTAAGGCCGTACTGGTAACGGAACACTTCGGGGAGGAATAA
- the dut gene encoding dUTP diphosphatase, whose product MNLTLNVKLISPKARLPEYAHEGDAGLDLFSVTDTVIQPGDVALVGTGISIQLPPDTEGQIRPRSGLALKHQITVLNSPGTIDQGYRGELKVLLINHGKEPFPVACGTKIAQLVITPIHRVRVKTTTKLSDTDRKDGGFGSTGI is encoded by the coding sequence ATGAATCTCACTCTAAATGTCAAGCTCATTTCGCCTAAGGCGAGGCTACCTGAATATGCCCACGAAGGGGACGCTGGTTTGGATCTTTTCTCTGTTACAGACACCGTGATCCAACCAGGAGATGTGGCATTGGTAGGTACCGGCATCAGTATCCAACTGCCGCCAGACACTGAGGGGCAGATCAGACCAAGGAGTGGTTTGGCACTGAAGCATCAGATCACCGTCCTAAACAGCCCGGGCACCATCGATCAAGGATATCGGGGAGAGCTTAAGGTCCTTTTAATTAATCACGGTAAGGAGCCATTTCCCGTGGCATGTGGCACTAAAATTGCACAACTTGTCATCACCCCAATCCACCGTGTTAGGGTGAAGACCACAACTAAATTAAGTGATACCGACCGAAAGGATGGGGGGTTTGGTTCAACAGGTATCTAG
- a CDS encoding VanZ family protein has translation MIRARTILGWFGFFGYILMVVIASREPQFTASFMVSVLGNHFPWLTLEQKYFTVTLVRKLIHLLAYGGLALCCFFASAGTRPLKRRPFLAAFVLSLLVAGLDEFLQFSQAGRTGSLLDVGIDSLGIIIALLLTNFVQGKVNRKQAEQDS, from the coding sequence ATGATAAGAGCCCGCACGATTCTCGGGTGGTTTGGTTTCTTTGGCTATATCCTCATGGTCGTTATTGCATCGAGGGAACCACAGTTTACAGCATCCTTTATGGTATCAGTACTGGGTAACCATTTCCCGTGGCTGACACTGGAGCAAAAGTACTTTACTGTAACCCTTGTTCGGAAATTAATTCATCTTCTAGCCTATGGAGGATTGGCACTTTGTTGTTTTTTCGCGAGTGCGGGCACAAGACCATTAAAGCGAAGGCCTTTCTTAGCTGCCTTTGTCTTAAGTCTGTTAGTAGCAGGACTGGATGAGTTTCTTCAGTTCTCTCAGGCCGGAAGAACCGGCAGCTTACTTGACGTTGGAATTGATAGTCTTGGTATTATCATCGCTTTGCTATTGACCAACTTTGTCCAAGGTAAGGTAAATCGTAAGCAAGCAGAGCAAGACAGCTAG
- a CDS encoding nitroreductase family protein, giving the protein MDFLSLATKRRSVRAFSSQPVEKAKLSMVLEAARLAPSANNKQPWKMIVVQDAEKRKRLVQVAGGQGFVGEAPVVIVAVALEPERMMSCQVPPYAVDVAIAVDHITLAAAACGLGTCWIGHFDQDQAKQLLNIPREYKVVALLPLGYPKIQEHRPKKRKPLDMLVEWDSWS; this is encoded by the coding sequence ATGGATTTCCTGAGTTTGGCAACTAAGCGAAGAAGCGTCCGAGCCTTTTCCTCACAACCTGTTGAAAAAGCAAAACTTAGTATGGTTTTGGAGGCAGCCCGATTGGCACCTTCAGCCAACAACAAACAGCCCTGGAAAATGATCGTGGTACAAGATGCGGAAAAACGGAAAAGACTAGTTCAAGTCGCCGGTGGCCAAGGATTTGTCGGGGAAGCGCCGGTTGTAATCGTTGCGGTGGCCCTTGAGCCTGAACGTATGATGTCCTGTCAAGTACCTCCCTATGCTGTTGATGTCGCTATTGCAGTAGACCACATTACCTTGGCAGCTGCTGCTTGTGGACTGGGTACTTGCTGGATTGGGCATTTCGATCAAGACCAGGCAAAACAACTGCTGAACATACCAAGGGAATATAAAGTGGTGGCGTTGCTGCCCTTAGGTTACCCAAAGATTCAGGAGCACAGACCGAAAAAACGCAAACCCCTAGATATGCTGGTGGAATGGGACAGCTGGTCCTAG